The nucleotide sequence GGTCCAAGTCCATATTTTTGATTTGATTTTCACCCAATTGGGCAAATTCCTGCTGGGTCCACCCTTCAGGTCCATTAGGTATATAAGTAAAACTACTGCGGGTCCATTCAGCACTTTCACCTTCCTTGCTTTCCAAAAACCTGGTTCGCCAATAAAAGGTAACAGAATCTGAACCACTGACTTTGTCTCCTAAATTTTCCTGCCAGGTAGCTATATTTCTAGTGGTCACTCGGGACTCTTTTCGCCATGCCGAATTAAAATCAGGAGCCGTATCCAATTGCATCACCAGTACCCTGTCCTCAGTGGACTTCCCAGGTACTTGGGCGATCATTTCTACCTGCTGTTGCTGATGTATGGCATAATTCAAAGGACTCAAATTTTGGGTACCACTGGATTCAATAAACTTATTGATCACTATGGTATTGTTGGCAAAGGTCATTTCAGGAACCACTTTTTGGGAATTGACGGTAAGGCTGAACACATTTTCACCTGAAGACACCAAGCCAATATTGGGCACCGTAAAATGTACTGTGTCTCTATAATAAATGGGGGCCAGTTCCACTGCATCATAAGGAATAACCGTCCCATCAGGCAGGGTCCTGCTGATCTTAAAATCCACCGTATCTAAATCCACCCTGCCAATATTCCTGATCACAAAAGAAAGATCGATGGAATCTGTCAGGGAATTAATCGGTTCTCCATTAAAATCCCGGAAAAACACCTCGTTTTCATCCAAAGAATAGTCCACCTTATCCGCTGGAAAAAGCTTTACTGCAGGATCTCCTAACATGACCATTTGATTGGCATGTGATTGATTAATGGGGGAGGTACCGTATCGCTTGTAGAAATAATCCTCTACCTCACACTTTATGGTCCCGATAGCTTTATAGTTCATGGAGGAATCTGCCAATGCCTTTCGATAGAAGGATTCGGAATACCTTCTCAAATAGACATCTACTCCTACACTGGCATGGGCCAAAAAATTGGAAGCCCCACGATCAGGCGTCAAAATCCAATCTTCGCCAAAGGTATAGGCTCCTCCAAAAGCATTACCGGCATCACAGCCATTCATCAGCAGAAATGGGTATTTTCCTTTATTGTCATAGCCCAATTCATCCACACTAACAAAGCCTACATCAATATCTGTGGTAGAGGTACCTGCATGGCCAAAAAAGGTCACCATACTCGCTCCTTCATTGACCTTTTCTGAGATATTGATCAGCTCAACAGGTGTATTTGAGCGCTTCCTAAAAGTGGTCACATTGCCTCCAAAAAACACGCTTTCTGCTATGCTTTTATAGCCCAAAAGAAAATTATAATACCTTTCAAGCTCGAAAGCGGATAAACCTCCGCTCAAATGTATAATCTCCTTTTGCCATGCTTCACTTGCACCCAAGGCATCCTTTTCCTTTACTTTGGCCAAATAATCATTGACCTGCTCCGGGGTTCTGGCTGGAATCCGTCCCACACCAATCGTTTTCTTCAGCGGATCTTCAGGATCAAAGCCCATGACAAACCGATTATCATTATAGGGATAACCATAAGTAGGCACCAGGTCCTGAATACTGAAAATCTCTGGCCTATCTCTATAAAAGTACCTTTGCCCGCCTGAGTTGGCAGCATTGTACATGCCATAAGCCCTCCCAAGCAGCAATAAGAATTTCGGTTCATATTTGGCCGAAAATTGTCTCATAAACTCTTTGATACCCAAAGGTGATTTTTCCCCGTAATTAAATTGATTATACAGTTCTTCTGCTGTGACCACCAAGGTATCATAAGCTCCACCCGCAGGGGAATGGCGGTACGCAGCATATGCTTTGACCGGATCAGTATTGATCGAAGTAGGCTGCATTAAGCTAGGGTGACTCAGAATAATATAGTCGGCACTTCGTGCCAATAGGTTCCTGAACCGTACTTTTTCCAGTACATTGGGCTCTATGACCTCCTTTTCAGAAAGCACCAATAGTTTTGCTTCCCCACTAACAGATCCGGCCGGAATGCTCACTGTGCTAGCGGTCTCTTCTTTTTCCAGCTTTATGGGATGATATAAATCACTTATATCATAAGCCAGGACTTGTTCTCCTTCATGGGAAAAAGAAAGGGTACTTTCTCCCTGTCCCACCCAGATCGGCGTCGCATCCTGAGGGACTTGACTTACCTGTTTATCATAGGTCAACTTGACATAACTTATGGAGATATTATCAGATGAACCTGAGGTTCCTACCGGTCTTGCCCGTACGACAAACCTTCCATCTTCCCCAATATCACTGCCCATCAAACCGGCAGTCAATTGATAAATCTCAAAGGCCTCAAAACTCACCTTTTCCAAAAACCTTAGTTGATCGGTATTGGGCCCCACCATGATCTCCACTTCATGGGGAGCATCAGACCTACCCAAAATCCCCAAGTCCAAACTAGGCTGGGAAGGATTGGCTACAGTTCCCAAATCTTTATAACTAAGGTCAATATTATTGTTCCGGGTCACTGCTCTTCCTGACCAACCTTGGCCTTTGTCGTAAATCCCGAGATGTACTCCCAAGGAATAGGTCTGTCCCAATGCATATTGATCTGCAAAAACTTGTACTATTTCGGTCCTGTACGAACTTAATTCAGGAGCAAGGGAATTTATCACCCTTTCATTGACTCTTTTGCCTGATTGGCCATTGGACACTGTAAGAAAAAATGCAGTGGCATCACTGTGGTTATTATAATAAGGATTACCCATCTGATCGGGCTCTGGATATAATTTCACATCGGAACGCCCATCATTCCTTTCCCCAATCAATTCAATATAATCACCTGCATCAAACCGGCCATCTTCTTGCCCATGCACATAGATCGCCACCTCCAAACCACGGTGAAAAACCTGAATATTCCTGGGGTCTATGGCTTCTACATTCATACCTGATGCAGACAGCGTGGTATAACTTAGTCGGTAAAGTCCATTTGTGGCTGTATTGATTTTATAATAGGTTTGGGAAAA is from Echinicola marina and encodes:
- the porU2 gene encoding putative type IX secretion system sortase PorU2 encodes the protein MNKIILVFTLLLGCARVAFGQSEWINFSQTYYKINTATNGLYRLSYTTLSASGMNVEAIDPRNIQVFHRGLEVAIYVHGQEDGRFDAGDYIELIGERNDGRSDVKLYPEPDQMGNPYYNNHSDATAFFLTVSNGQSGKRVNERVINSLAPELSSYRTEIVQVFADQYALGQTYSLGVHLGIYDKGQGWSGRAVTRNNNIDLSYKDLGTVANPSQPSLDLGILGRSDAPHEVEIMVGPNTDQLRFLEKVSFEAFEIYQLTAGLMGSDIGEDGRFVVRARPVGTSGSSDNISISYVKLTYDKQVSQVPQDATPIWVGQGESTLSFSHEGEQVLAYDISDLYHPIKLEKEETASTVSIPAGSVSGEAKLLVLSEKEVIEPNVLEKVRFRNLLARSADYIILSHPSLMQPTSINTDPVKAYAAYRHSPAGGAYDTLVVTAEELYNQFNYGEKSPLGIKEFMRQFSAKYEPKFLLLLGRAYGMYNAANSGGQRYFYRDRPEIFSIQDLVPTYGYPYNDNRFVMGFDPEDPLKKTIGVGRIPARTPEQVNDYLAKVKEKDALGASEAWQKEIIHLSGGLSAFELERYYNFLLGYKSIAESVFFGGNVTTFRKRSNTPVELINISEKVNEGASMVTFFGHAGTSTTDIDVGFVSVDELGYDNKGKYPFLLMNGCDAGNAFGGAYTFGEDWILTPDRGASNFLAHASVGVDVYLRRYSESFYRKALADSSMNYKAIGTIKCEVEDYFYKRYGTSPINQSHANQMVMLGDPAVKLFPADKVDYSLDENEVFFRDFNGEPINSLTDSIDLSFVIRNIGRVDLDTVDFKISRTLPDGTVIPYDAVELAPIYYRDTVHFTVPNIGLVSSGENVFSLTVNSQKVVPEMTFANNTIVINKFIESSGTQNLSPLNYAIHQQQQVEMIAQVPGKSTEDRVLVMQLDTAPDFNSAWRKESRVTTRNIATWQENLGDKVSGSDSVTFYWRTRFLESKEGESAEWTRSSFTYIPNGPEGWTQQEFAQLGENQIKNMDLDQQAGQWRYQGTKVDMDVMTFGSRTEGLSYGQVQIELNGTAYNIDMNLRRCTNGSFGLMAFDQRSLSPYLVIPLTNFDVLDGKSCGKTPQIIQNIRNSWITGAGQTMLLDYIDGLKEGDYVIIFSVGAVDFENWPDEAFLKMKEIGANEATLRNMKNGEPYILFGRKGMRPGEAQEILADKDAALPADEQVITFQTQMKGFYDQGTVEVERIGPASSWDTFYNHTVPGSSINVEDFVFDVIGVSREGNEEVLFDNIREEALRLQDINAEAYPYLRLKYEVKESETEIPQQLRSWQVNYTGVPEGVLILQSKEDEFQLQEGEEATVKFEFVNISNYDFTDSLKVEYGLQNKTNNTVKKETFKIPAVKAGERYAFEITFSSLGEVGKNSMNVFANPREYLEQSYKNNILDLADYFIVEKDDQNPVLDVNFDGAYIMDGDIVSPNVMITALVKDENSALLKQDTTGMEVYLKRSCEGCDFERISFSHPALKWFEESDNSDFKLEYQPGPLEDGIYTLRVNAVDASGNKAGEKPYEVSFEVINESTITHFYPYPNPFSTSVRFVFTVTGMAPPDQIKIQILTVTGKVVREILQEELGPIKIGNNISEYAWDGKDEFGDQLANGVYIYRVLVRKDGQFVEHRATAADKAFKKGYGKMYLLR